In Selenomonas sp. TAMA-11512, a genomic segment contains:
- a CDS encoding YjbQ family protein: MSVYKEIIEVRSKGASPTFINVTEEVRGAIEKSGIRDGIATVISPHTTCGVFFEEFVHDVDADGVETLQHDLNDVLKKIIPDQMALDDYHYPAEEHYRAVERWPNAAEYLPDGDRSALFNGDAHLKATLIGSSQTFLVDGGKLGVGTTGYIYFVDFDRTRARTRKCQIVVLGA; this comes from the coding sequence ATGAGCGTATATAAAGAAATCATAGAGGTCCGATCCAAGGGCGCGAGTCCTACGTTTATCAACGTCACGGAAGAGGTCAGGGGAGCGATTGAAAAAAGCGGTATCAGGGATGGTATAGCGACGGTCATCAGTCCGCATACGACGTGCGGCGTATTCTTTGAAGAGTTTGTCCACGATGTGGATGCGGACGGCGTGGAGACACTTCAGCATGATCTCAACGATGTACTTAAAAAGATTATCCCGGATCAGATGGCATTGGATGACTATCACTACCCGGCGGAGGAGCACTATAGGGCGGTGGAGCGGTGGCCGAATGCCGCTGAGTACCTGCCTGATGGGGATCGGTCTGCACTCTTCAATGGAGATGCACACCTAAAGGCGACCCTTATTGGGAGCTCGCAGACCTTTCTTGTTGATGGGGGGAAGCTGGGGGTTGGAACGACAGGATATATTTACTTTGTCGATTTTGACCGTACCCGTGCACGCACAAGAAAGTGCCAAATTGTTGTTTTGGGTGCGTAA
- a CDS encoding PTS glucitol/sorbitol transporter subunit IIB, producing MDYNSIKVVAGSGGWGGPLVLRPTEERHKIVSVTGGGIHPLADKIAEMTGGEVVDGFTTGVPDEEILVAIVDCGGTARCGVYPKKNVLTINLMPVGKVGPLAKFIVEELYVSAVTEKELSFLDPSEASRFEEVKKSAPKTKVEAKAEIAEMRNRKKSNMITRLGMGIGGVVNKFYAAGRETIEMTIKSILPFMAFVSMILGIISASGLGNVIATTISPLASTLPGMLIISLICAIPFISPILGPGAVIAQVVGTLLGAQIGLGNIPPQYALPALFAINAQVGADFVPVGLSLGEADPDTIELGVPAVLYSRVITGPFAVAIAYAASIGLY from the coding sequence ATGGATTATAACTCAATCAAGGTTGTTGCCGGCAGCGGCGGCTGGGGTGGCCCCCTTGTCTTGAGACCAACAGAGGAGCGCCACAAGATTGTCTCTGTGACGGGCGGGGGAATTCACCCGTTAGCTGATAAGATTGCTGAGATGACAGGTGGAGAAGTCGTCGACGGATTTACGACAGGGGTGCCAGATGAGGAAATATTGGTAGCGATCGTGGATTGTGGGGGTACGGCAAGATGTGGCGTATATCCAAAGAAAAATGTTCTAACGATTAACCTTATGCCGGTCGGCAAAGTCGGTCCTCTTGCGAAGTTCATCGTGGAAGAATTATATGTTTCGGCGGTTACAGAAAAGGAACTCTCCTTCCTTGATCCAAGTGAGGCATCTCGGTTCGAAGAGGTGAAGAAGAGCGCTCCAAAAACAAAGGTGGAAGCAAAAGCCGAGATTGCAGAAATGCGTAATCGCAAGAAGAGCAATATGATAACGCGTCTTGGTATGGGTATTGGCGGTGTCGTTAATAAATTCTATGCGGCAGGTCGAGAAACGATCGAGATGACCATTAAGTCTATCCTTCCGTTCATGGCGTTTGTTTCGATGATTCTCGGCATCATTAGCGCATCGGGTTTGGGTAATGTAATTGCAACGACGATCAGTCCTCTTGCATCCACATTGCCTGGGATGCTCATCATATCGCTTATATGTGCCATTCCGTTCATTTCGCCGATCCTTGGGCCGGGCGCGGTAATTGCACAGGTTGTCGGCACACTTCTTGGTGCGCAAATAGGGTTAGGGAACATTCCGCCGCAGTATGCGTTGCCTGCACTGTTTGCAATCAATGCACAGGTTGGAGCAGATTTTGTGCCCGTTGGGTTGTCCCTTGGAGAGGCTGATCCGGACACCATTGAGCTCGGCGTGCCGGCGGTACTCTACTCTCGCGTTATTACAGGTCCCTTTGCAGTCGCAATTGCCTACGCAGCCTCTATTGGATTGTACTAG
- a CDS encoding PTS glucitol/sorbitol transporter subunit IIA, with translation MKFSAKITAIGELAGSFLTEPEMKSIVLFNDNAPAELAEISVLHTRSEVYLAPAVGDQLVIGEKVFDITAVGDEAVKTLKELGHCTIVFKGGDTPERPGCIMVQGEAALAEADLTVGNVIEIY, from the coding sequence ATGAAGTTTTCAGCTAAAATTACGGCCATAGGAGAGCTTGCGGGGTCTTTCCTAACAGAGCCGGAGATGAAATCTATCGTGCTCTTCAATGATAACGCACCGGCAGAGCTTGCCGAAATCTCGGTGCTGCACACGCGATCCGAGGTGTATTTGGCTCCGGCTGTTGGTGATCAGCTTGTCATAGGAGAAAAGGTCTTTGACATCACTGCGGTCGGCGATGAAGCTGTGAAAACCCTCAAGGAATTGGGGCATTGTACGATTGTGTTTAAAGGCGGAGACACACCCGAGCGCCCCGGATGCATCATGGTTCAAGGCGAGGCAGCGCTGGCAGAGGCAGACCTGACGGTAGGTAATGTAATCGAAATCTATTGA
- a CDS encoding NAD(P)-dependent oxidoreductase has translation MINIDKKLAKRQEEGKIIRAGIVGAGQMGRGMVSQMAMMKGMTPAIVADINLENVKNAFKYAGAKDEDIAVAKTVEEADRFMQQGKFVATENADLVSHANLVDCAIDVTGVPEVGVKIAIDAMTNKKHVVMMDVETDIVIGAYLKKLGDENGVIYTGSDGDEPGAVMHLYSFAKAMGMDVKVMGKGKNNKLDYECNPDTVLEEATRRKMSPRMLTAFKDGTKTMVEMTAMSNATGLVPDVIGGHGIEGTFTDRFQELNKKFALKKDGGIFNRHGVVEFVNGIAPGVFVTVATDNEEIAYQMGYHSMGPGPLWTLYRPYHLCNLETPLTVARAVIDHEPIIVPLGAPVSEVITVAKRDLKAGETIDGIGGYTTYGSIAKAEEAYEKGYVLYSLVNKNAKMKRDVKKGQLLTMEDVDLDTSTQLYAVRKEQDKMFGR, from the coding sequence ATGATCAATATAGACAAAAAACTGGCAAAGCGCCAGGAAGAGGGCAAGATTATTCGCGCGGGCATCGTTGGCGCAGGTCAGATGGGGCGCGGCATGGTTTCACAGATGGCGATGATGAAGGGGATGACGCCAGCCATTGTTGCCGATATTAATTTGGAAAATGTCAAGAACGCATTTAAGTACGCCGGTGCAAAAGATGAGGATATCGCGGTAGCGAAGACGGTCGAGGAAGCAGATCGATTCATGCAGCAGGGGAAATTCGTCGCTACGGAAAATGCGGATCTTGTCAGTCATGCCAATCTGGTGGACTGTGCAATTGATGTTACGGGTGTCCCTGAGGTCGGCGTCAAGATTGCCATTGATGCAATGACAAACAAGAAGCATGTGGTCATGATGGATGTCGAGACGGATATTGTTATCGGTGCATACCTTAAGAAACTCGGCGATGAGAATGGCGTAATCTACACAGGATCGGACGGCGATGAGCCGGGTGCCGTCATGCACCTATACTCCTTTGCCAAGGCAATGGGAATGGATGTCAAGGTCATGGGCAAAGGCAAGAACAATAAATTGGATTACGAGTGCAACCCGGACACTGTTTTGGAAGAAGCTACTCGGCGCAAGATGAGCCCACGTATGCTCACGGCGTTTAAGGACGGCACGAAGACAATGGTCGAGATGACGGCGATGTCAAATGCGACAGGGCTGGTGCCGGATGTGATCGGCGGACACGGTATTGAGGGGACGTTCACCGATCGCTTCCAAGAGCTTAATAAGAAGTTTGCCCTCAAAAAAGATGGAGGCATCTTCAACCGGCATGGCGTGGTCGAGTTTGTCAACGGCATTGCTCCCGGCGTCTTTGTAACGGTGGCTACGGATAACGAAGAAATTGCCTATCAGATGGGCTATCACAGCATGGGGCCGGGCCCCTTGTGGACACTCTATCGCCCCTATCACCTCTGCAATTTGGAAACACCGCTTACGGTTGCCCGTGCCGTCATAGACCACGAACCGATCATCGTCCCGCTCGGCGCACCGGTATCGGAGGTCATTACGGTGGCAAAAAGGGATCTCAAGGCCGGTGAAACCATCGACGGCATCGGCGGCTACACGACCTACGGATCAATCGCAAAGGCAGAAGAGGCTTATGAAAAGGGATATGTCCTCTACAGTCTTGTCAACAAGAATGCTAAGATGAAGAGGGATGTCAAAAAGGGTCAGCTCCTTACGATGGAAGATGTCGACTTGGACACATCCACGCAGCTTTACGCGGTGCGAAAAGAGCAGGATAAGATGTTTGGGCGGTAA
- a CDS encoding PTS glucitol/sorbitol transporter subunit IIC yields the protein MELLANLANGFMSLFQAGATTFAGWVVGIIPLIVILMTAVSSVIKLIGEKRVERVAQQATRNIITRYTVLPILAVIFTGNPMCYTFGRFVEQKFKPAFYDATVSFVHPVTGLFPHANGGELFVYMGIAAGIQTLGLPLGELAVRYFLVGIVVILIRGIVTEKIYLYMRSKEEARS from the coding sequence ATGGAATTACTGGCCAATCTCGCCAATGGGTTTATGTCGCTTTTTCAAGCCGGTGCAACGACGTTTGCAGGCTGGGTTGTGGGAATTATCCCGCTAATTGTAATTCTTATGACGGCTGTTTCTTCGGTCATTAAACTGATCGGAGAGAAGCGCGTAGAGCGCGTGGCACAACAAGCTACCCGCAACATCATCACACGCTATACGGTACTGCCCATTCTGGCGGTTATCTTTACGGGAAATCCTATGTGCTATACCTTTGGTCGATTTGTCGAGCAGAAGTTCAAGCCTGCATTCTACGATGCGACAGTGTCGTTTGTCCATCCGGTTACGGGGCTGTTTCCACATGCCAATGGCGGCGAGCTGTTCGTCTACATGGGTATTGCAGCAGGGATACAGACGCTGGGACTGCCTCTGGGAGAGCTGGCGGTAAGATATTTTCTAGTAGGTATTGTTGTCATCCTCATTCGTGGGATTGTGACAGAAAAAATCTATTTGTACATGCGTAGTAAAGAAGAGGCCAGATCGTAA
- a CDS encoding transcriptional regulator GutM yields MEITHFLGILFLLMCLQVVGTHMQVKRYKAAVRRLHALGAVGIGSQRKMFGAGEIVLLAVKSDGSIQAAERMRGMTIWARFKPVPELVGDTIQKVGARIEALPVKEQKKHKALLDAVEALMRRFEEEALKKE; encoded by the coding sequence ATGGAGATCACGCATTTTCTTGGCATCCTCTTTCTATTGATGTGTTTGCAAGTGGTCGGAACACATATGCAGGTCAAGCGGTATAAGGCGGCTGTGCGCCGCCTTCATGCCCTTGGCGCGGTCGGTATCGGCTCGCAGCGAAAGATGTTTGGCGCGGGAGAGATTGTACTGTTGGCGGTAAAGTCTGATGGATCTATTCAAGCTGCTGAGAGAATGCGTGGGATGACCATATGGGCCAGGTTTAAACCCGTGCCCGAGCTGGTTGGAGATACGATACAGAAGGTAGGGGCACGAATAGAAGCACTTCCCGTAAAAGAACAAAAGAAGCATAAAGCCTTATTGGATGCTGTTGAAGCGCTTATGAGGAGATTTGAAGAGGAAGCTCTCAAAAAAGAGTAG
- a CDS encoding sugar-binding domain-containing protein: MRRLVDDPRLMWKCCSLYYQDGLGQQEVAQALGISRPTVSRMLKNGRDSGMVRIEVASPAGTLYGEMERALEKQFGLQEVIIVQPTVTEEGTEKIVSPLGAAVFQYLLRILRAGDYVGVTMGMTLQNVVRSESVIEDPLDVTFVPVLGGVSETRYDVHSNTIAAGFAERFHATCVQFFSPAVFSSGEILEAFKTEKEVEKIYRLFSCLDAIVMGIGILEEHLSTIRKLGYIDTHTLERFKANGAEGDIALQYFDNKGNTKAFSEHNSCVAGIRIETIHNIRYRIGVTSGQEKAKAVLAAINGDFINVLITDVNCAGEILRLSETE, from the coding sequence ATGCGCAGACTTGTAGATGACCCCAGACTTATGTGGAAATGCTGTAGTCTCTACTATCAAGATGGACTGGGACAGCAGGAGGTAGCGCAGGCACTCGGTATCAGTCGTCCGACGGTTTCACGAATGCTCAAAAACGGGAGAGACAGCGGCATGGTACGCATTGAGGTAGCAAGTCCTGCAGGGACTCTCTATGGAGAGATGGAAAGAGCGCTGGAGAAGCAATTTGGGTTGCAGGAGGTTATCATTGTTCAGCCGACGGTGACGGAGGAGGGGACAGAGAAAATTGTATCGCCGCTGGGTGCAGCCGTATTCCAATATCTCCTGCGGATCTTACGCGCAGGGGATTACGTCGGCGTGACCATGGGTATGACTTTGCAAAATGTCGTCCGTTCAGAGAGCGTCATCGAAGATCCGCTCGATGTCACGTTTGTTCCTGTCTTAGGCGGCGTGAGCGAAACGCGCTACGATGTTCACTCCAATACGATCGCAGCCGGCTTTGCCGAACGGTTCCATGCAACGTGCGTGCAGTTCTTTTCACCGGCAGTATTCTCATCCGGCGAGATCTTAGAAGCGTTCAAAACAGAGAAAGAGGTAGAGAAAATATATCGGTTGTTCTCCTGCCTGGACGCCATCGTCATGGGCATCGGCATCTTGGAGGAGCATCTCTCCACCATTCGCAAGCTGGGCTATATCGATACTCATACGCTGGAAAGGTTTAAAGCGAATGGTGCGGAAGGAGATATTGCGCTCCAGTATTTTGACAACAAGGGGAACACGAAGGCGTTTTCAGAGCACAATTCCTGTGTGGCCGGAATACGCATAGAAACCATCCACAATATCCGTTATCGCATTGGTGTGACCTCCGGACAGGAAAAGGCGAAAGCCGTGCTCGCTGCCATTAACGGTGACTTTATCAATGTGTTGATTACCGATGTGAACTGTGCCGGGGAAATATTGCGGTTATCGGAGACAGAGTAA
- the mraZ gene encoding division/cell wall cluster transcriptional repressor MraZ: MLLGGHKHIIDTKGRVILPAEFRPELGETFVITKGLDECLSLYNMMEWEKLADKIKALPMTNPKARAFARFFFASARMVETDKQGRFLIPADLRAHAGLKKEVMLNGLINHAEIWSKDRWEAYNEESDSIEMNAESLEGLGI; encoded by the coding sequence ATGCTGTTGGGCGGACATAAACATATTATCGACACGAAGGGCAGAGTAATTCTGCCGGCGGAATTCCGTCCGGAACTCGGCGAAACCTTTGTCATCACGAAAGGGCTGGACGAGTGCCTTTCGCTCTACAACATGATGGAGTGGGAAAAGCTCGCGGATAAGATCAAGGCCCTTCCCATGACGAACCCGAAAGCGCGTGCCTTTGCCCGCTTTTTCTTTGCGAGCGCGCGCATGGTGGAGACGGATAAGCAGGGGAGATTCCTCATTCCTGCCGATCTGCGCGCCCACGCCGGCCTCAAAAAGGAGGTCATGCTCAATGGCCTCATCAATCATGCGGAAATTTGGAGCAAGGATCGTTGGGAGGCTTACAACGAGGAGTCGGATTCCATAGAGATGAATGCTGAAAGCCTGGAGGGGCTCGGCATCTGA